The following DNA comes from Poecilia reticulata strain Guanapo linkage group LG16, Guppy_female_1.0+MT, whole genome shotgun sequence.
ATGCAGTTGTTTTGACAGCAGCTACAAtcattgtttcaacaaggtgttgcgcaattcagtgcgtttcggttccattaagcatacctgttgccgtggcaaccgcctgcagcccgcaagccgagcaaagattacattaaaaacacaacattcagtccgttacatatcaggttttcaggcttgatattattaataagcctctcatgaacacagcggtggttgagtagctgatttaaactcctgctctgctctcagtcggtctttgagtcgctttttcttctctttattttgttaatggaaccgaaacgcactgaattgcgcaacaccttgttgaaacaatgaTTActgatattattaatttcaacatgtttcgttgactttttataattattattttttaatgaagctacaaacgtttaggtTCTTAGTGAAGTGCTggactcagcgtcctggcggcgatcagtttgtcacctgccgagatcgactcaaaacctttccgcgatcgacgtattgggCACCCCtgtgttatatcatgtttataaCCGTGTTATAAACATGAGTCTTATTCACaacccgtcaaataaagtgttgctgAATAAAGagttgtttcatttgtttctgaGTTTTGGTGATTTCTGAGAACCTCTGCAGGAGGAAAAGCAAAYCTSTCccaatgaagaagagtttggaCGTTAAAATTTTGCCGTTTATCAATAACTTCTTGTTAAGATTCAAATATTTCATGTGAAAAGCTTTGTGTCCGTCAGCCAGTGAGGTTCAGAGGGAAAACAGCTGATGTGTCTCCTGTCTGCAAAGACAGCGATGAATCCTGAACCCAAACCTGGAGCTCCTGTCTGCAGACGCTCTGGGCTCCATGCCGACCCTGAATGCAGCCGAACTGATCCAGAGACACCAGCTgcagtaaataaaatacttctaTACAAAAATATAACCCTCTTCTGGTATGATCTGTCACTTCCACTTGGGCCAGACAAGGTTTGATCCAGTTTTCAGACTTTCTTGTTAATTTAARattctttgttttctttgcatgcTTTTACAGGTGAAGGCTTTTAGTGAAAATCTCAGACTGAATGATAAATGAAGATCAGATGTTTAGGGTGAGTGTGATTTCACAAAGAAGTTTTAATGCCAATAacaaaccactgaagaaaatatttggatAAATACAGAATATAGAACATGCAGTGATGGAGAcatgatctgtttgtttttttaaaatccggCTGACGACTGACATCCTGACTGTAGCTGCAGTTTCCTTTTATAAATCTACTGGGTTTTTAACAAATTGAGtcagtcagatttaaaaatatgtttagtgAATTTCAACAATTGACTTCATCTAACAGTGCTCAGATTAAAAGTAGACGTTTTGTCAGCGTTTAGTTTCCCTCTAGTTCTTCGATgagaaacttttctttcttcttcaagATGTTGTAGAAGATATCTTTGGCTCTTTTGGCATTCAGGCATTTGGTACACAGCTCTCTAACTTTCTCCTGGTTGGTAGGCAGAGCGCTGATTTTATTATAAGCTTCATTTTCGAGAACGTCTTCGTCCAGCAGCTCGTCCAAAATGGGTCCAATGTTGCCAACTCTCTTGATCAGCTCAGACCTGTGTTTGTCCACAAAATGCTTCCCTGAAggaacaaaatcaaaattactGTTCATTAGCAGAACAACTCAAGTGATTCAAACAGAATAATATCAAAACTTcacttttagattttaaaattttaataaaaacttgaaatattCCTGTTGCTACAGAAGCAGCAGATTCTTTAATTAGCTGCTAATTACAGACGGATGGTTAACTTccagactttctgtttttcctctgaattaaATTGATGTTTCAACAAgtttaagaaagaaaagtagRAGAACTCACCATCACTGGTAGTTGGGGCCGGACCTGCAACTATAAAAAWATCAATATTAGTTTCTGACWAAGTCCATGTCAACAGGATAACTCAGCCGATCTGAAGGTAAATTAGGatttaaatctacatttttacCTGCTTGGATGCATTTTAGCTCCCAGCCTGAACTGAACYGACAGATTTCTGCTCAGAcaatctgacagttttaatactGAACATAGAAACTATTGTCAGATATGAAGTCAAAACTTTGTAGTTGTGCCTGAAGCCCAGCTGCACATCACTGAACAGAGAYAGGTGGGAAGATTTTACTCAGcttaaacagaataaagaagaaGAGCAGCTCACCAGCGGAGGGAACAGAAGAGCCTAAACCTGCTTTCTTGGCGTCTTCAGCtgcaaaaataggaaaaaatatttgttttcaacgTTTAGACATGAAAAGTTTCCCTGTGAGGACAGAGACTGTGGAATACATCCTGAACATCCAGCAGTGGCTGCAGGCGGAGCTGCAGCAACATCCTAAACATGGCTGCTTGAACTtttcactatttattttttcccagaaaaacCTTTCTTGCAcctgtagtttttatttatttgtctgtttctcTTGGCTGCTGCNNNNNNNNNNNNNNNNNNNNNNNNNNNNNNNNNNNNNNNNNNNNNNNNNNNNNNNNNNNNNNNNNNNNNNNNNNNNNNNNNNNNNNNNNNNNNNNNNNNNNNNNNNNNNNNNNNNNNNNNNNNNNNNNNNNNNNNNNNNNNNNNNNNNNNNNNNNNNNNNNNNNNNNNNNNNNNNNNNNNNNNNNNNNNNNNNNNNNNNNNNNNNNNNNNNNNNNNNNNNNNNNNNNNNNNNNNNNNNNNNNNNNNNNNNNNNNNNNNNNNNNNNNNNNNNNNNNNNNNNNNNNNNNNNNNNNNNNNNNNNNNNNNNNNNNNNNNNNNNNNNNNNNNNNNNNNNNNNNNNNNNNNNNNNNNNNNNNNNNNNNNNNNNNNNNNNNNNNNNNNNNNNNNNNNNNNNNNNNNNNNNNNNNNNNNNNaacaataaatatatttctaaaaaaagtttaattatagACTTTACTGACTTATTTAGCTTGTAGCTCATGGTTGGTTTGTTTCACCTCCAGGCTTTAACAGGTATCTGCTGCATGTGAGCAAACAGTAAATGACCTTGTTGACGTTTTCCAGCAGCAGTGAAGCCTGTTTAACCTTTAACCTGATGACASATGCAGTTTGGATCAGCAGTGATCCAGAACTAAACCCAGCCTAACACTTACACGGCAGTCAGAACTAAACTGCTCAGTTTGTCAAGTTTTCTTYcaaaaaagacaaaactgaagAGAAATTCAGCTCAGACCGCCTGATTTTCagggttttcttctttgtgttgtttttctgcatcagcTTACTGAGTCAACAGAAGGAAGCTGTCAGATGTCTGGGTCAGCCTGGAGGATTTTACTGTACAAGTTATCTGTCTGAAATcagtaaaaacaatcaaacatgGTGGATTCTGAagacaaaacaatctaaatgtTTGAATTCTCCTGATGAWCCACASACATCTCAGCATAGAAGGAGTAAATGGATCCTGACGCTGTGGAGATATTTACCCAGGTTGTTGGCGTTTCCTGCACAGTTGATATCTCTCAGCAGCTCCTCGGCCACCTTCAGGGCGTCTTTGTCATAAACATTGACCATCACATCTGCAACGTCCAGGAAGTCTTTATTCTCAACCTGACCCTTCTTGACCTTTTTATCCCAGTCTATAAGTGCTGAGCAGAACTTCCTAAAATTCTTCTCGTCCAGGTTCTCCAGGACATCAGCTAAAATCCTTTTGGGTCTTTTTGTGGCCATTTCTCACTGAGATGATGCAGCAGGCGCTGTGGCTGGTGCAGCAGGCGCTGGGCTTAAATGAGCTGCTGGCACTTTTCCACTTCTTCTTAAAGTGGTGTGTTCAMATGCTATGAGAAAATGTTGTTTCAWTAATCACTTCCCatctaatttgaataatatgtattaaaatgaaaaattcctCACAGAGCTGCAGATATTTCATGTTTATATGCAGATTTTATGCATTATAAAGATGTCAGTGTCTCTGGAAGTGCAGCTGAGCTGcttattttaaagcagcagcttcagttttCCTGCAGGTCCCTGAAGGCACCATGGAGGCTCCTCCTCAGCTGGACCTCCTATCTGCAGACRRATCTGTTCAACCTGAACTTCCACTTCGCTCcacctgcagagcagcaggcCGGTTCTGCAGCATCACACTTCGTCTTGGCATGTTGATGTTCGttctgtagaaaaacaaactggagcATGAATCCTAAACACGTCTGAATGTAACCAAGCAGAAATGTAAGGGATATTTTTTTACGGAGAACAGGATGATCTCTTCCCGTATGTCGTTCCCAGAAGGCAGGATGTTCTGTTCTGACCTTTCAGCACGGTTCTGGCTCTGATGCTCCCTTCACATGACGTCTTGCTGGACTGtcctctgggtcagaaccagaaccaaacacggagaagcagctttcagMttctatgcaccacaaatctggaacaagcttccagaaaactgcaaaacagccgaaacacttcATCTTAATCTGAAAGCATGAGagacatttgtttgtgtttcggGTGCAGAAAGGTTTAGttaaaaagccttaaagttGTTGAGTTGGTTCCTCGTGTCACTGAGTCCATCCCAGTTTAACAGGAACGATCAAAATGAGGCTCCAGCTCTTCACAATGTGACCAAACGAGAAAACAGACTGTAACTTTCTACTGTTCTTTAAAACACCATCCAATTTCTCTAAAACACTGAGGAAGCATCTCACATCCTCCACCATCTTGAAACCAAAAACCCTCTAAACATGAGACGGTTTGATTTTTATGTATGGTACGGAGAAAATTGCTGCCAACATTTAAGTTTCTTGGGGTAAATATTgactcaaaacttaaaaaatgtcaaaaaagtgGCTAATCTAGTCATATTTAACCTTCATGTTTCAGgtcagaaacattttgtataaaaactCATCAAGGttgctgcacagtggcgcagttggtagagctgttgccttgcagcaagaaggttcagggttcgattcccggccctggtctttctgcatggagtctccatgttctccctgtgcatggtgggttttctccgggtactccggtttcctcccacagtccagaaacatgactgtcaggttaattggtctctccaaattgtccctaggtgtgagtgtgtgtgtgcatggttgtgtgtcctgtgtgtctctgtgttgccctgcgacagactggcgacctgtccagggtgaccccgcctctcgcccgaaacgttggctggagaggcactAGCAatcctcccaaccccactgagggaaaaagggtgcaagaaaatggatggatggatggatggttattTCTACACTTGGAGATGACAGAAGAGTTGATTGGCTTAGAGCTTATTTTGCAGTTCTCTGATACCATGTTGACTGTTCACCTCTTTATGTAGGGAAGTACTCCAGAGTCAAAAGTGAGCGATTCTGTCTGAACATGCAAGCAATCCAGTCAAGAATGGGTTAAAATTCTTGCACAGCAACATGAGAAACTGATAAAAGTCTTGCAGTAAACGCCCACAGCAGTCTAAGACCTTTCACTGGAAAACTGTGGTTATTGAACACAACTTCAGCTGCCAAGTTTAAAAGGCCCGAGGCTTAACAGAACTTTATCTGTGAACAGAGGAGCATCATCTCAGAAAGTTTGATTCATGTTCACATTGAACTATCAGACCCAATtttataaattcataaaaatcccaaatttATCTAAACTACCGTAACGGGGGGGTGGCTGCCATGAGAGCGGGGCCACGGTGGTGATGGAGACATGATTACTATAGTACAGGAAATTGACGGGAACATTCCAGGAGCATGCTGGGACAGAGGGGTAAGATATGGACGTTTCCCGGCCAAAACGGGAACCTTGACAGGTATGCGGATGATGCTGCCTCTGAACTTTGCGGCAGGGATTTGGCCTGGTGATGGACTTGGTAACCTCcttgtctcatctgaccagataAATGTGATCCTCCGGGTCGGAGAGCCTTTGGTGACCCCAGTTTCCGCGGCCATGTGCCAGTGCTGAGGGATTCACTGCCTCCAACAGGGGCTCATTTTGTGCTTTCTACATTCTAACCAGTTtaactgtattgtttttgtttgggggGRAAAAGTTTAACCCYGATTTATTTGAGATTTTGTTCCARTCAYCGTCTCCTTCYCTTTGAGGTCACCtggtcatgtgttgccatggaaacgcaTCCATTAGGGACCTGGTGTAGGCCACRGTGTTCGAGAGGGAGGGGAGAAGWTTTGGACGTCGTTTTGGGCCCAgattgtgttttagttttgaagtTGTTAAAGTTAATTGtaattatgtaaatgtttttctagaCATATAATTGAACWCACCTGGAAATGGAATTAATCAGCCCTGATGMTTTAAAAGCTGTTGGCTGAGATCAGGGGAGACTCTCCCTCCTGCTGATGGTTGAAATCATGCCTCGCTGTGAAACTGTAACAAAGTGATTGTGAATAWatataaaatatttttccacagttcTGCATTTTTTGGATCCTGTCTGGTTCTTGCATTGTTTTGCTGCCTGGGTTATTTTATTAGGCCTGATAGGAGTTCGACACAGATCTccaaccaacaaaaacaatgaataaatcagacatttaatttaaattccttTATTGTGAATACCTTATTTGTGTCAAAGTTGGTTTCAGAGAAGAAAAGTGTGGACA
Coding sequences within:
- the LOC103477730 gene encoding apoptosis-associated speck-like protein containing a CARD; protein product: MATKRPKRILADVLENLDEKNFRKFCSALIDWDKKVKKGQVENKDFLDVADVMVNVYDKDALKVAEELLRDINCAGNANNLAEDAKKAGLGSSVPSAVAGPAPTTSDGKHFVDKHRSELIKRVGNIGPILDELLDEDVLENEAYNKISALPTNQEKVRELCTKCLNAKRAKDIFYNILKKKEKFLIEELEGN